Proteins from one Drosophila gunungcola strain Sukarami chromosome 3R, Dgunungcola_SK_2, whole genome shotgun sequence genomic window:
- the LOC128252087 gene encoding AF4/FMR2 family member lilli isoform X3 gives MSEDAGKPAIAVPPTVSSSSAAVAASPILRTKEESQPAMQKPTPPPASGQQFFQVVSPQFASVLSSSIPESKCAVRSPISSPLAIRKSRPPLLPASPKSTPPLPRKHHPLAYNAATGTISSASAAALPSRLMATIASSPASSISLSSSSSPSSSPPPPVPCRAPKNANANANANASKPAAPSNEISLDKLLQQQQELEEKSAAATNSAKLDANFYDAEIEMMNKYLKSLPDYSELDRKLHQEFQECEDLYDRIKRQQQPLAKSNSQQSVTKTAPGSGVQPASSSGLSKSSSINFAQNHPSSSRGAAPRMAYPSIFSQSGGEPKLQRSISSSNMPLSAPTPLRPLPAKNGLQSGSNLSLNKQLMNEFWSENLTSSQKRQTPKRTFWNYEKICGAQLGDAGQPFKVDAKTAKKLAIFDPTVAEAAQKELQRPQQPQVGHHYPHHKLQKNASLSHLDLKVRQAVTKEDLYKLICNEQSPSASTSFVSRVPVKQQPPAQQQQVLPKSVSMTHVPGGGGGQPMAAAPLLRTSSRTHIPCYMKNLPSLSRSTSNSAILMTQPRKEAPSKEPPKAAAPPTVSKPSGVLKSSSSSCVPSPRCAAAFFRRPQESSHAQQQHQQPLQQPQHVAPIDESGPGDSASLERKSEKSNSTISTSSFTVTNCCTTHLPQLSKFTSSFHIAPTNTATTTASAVTPTPTAAAIPSDHQQQQQQQQQHQQQQQSGAAVAAMAANLEVPTSSSLSAATKRQKDVDNKLEKCLNDMLKLKTSNNSNSNSTSNSNNNAIMSQSLTGEHKDPKTAVEGPTISTSSSSTGKYVGESQIPVPVQLYDPQKPLLQQQHHQQQQQQQQRICYPIGKSNSTSQLPMGGYQRLLQQQQQQHQQQQLQHQEQQQYPQHKRPFLNWNSFACSAINGASDPFMQQQQQQQMPVQQQQHLPHKLQQSYSSSHVPKQAPKSGLAMFLQKNTNKENKFGQPLQHQPPGMMPQMYGYQAPQPQSKMGYPRTGAPLTHSASFSSAQRPTALQFHQQHQQHQQQQQQQQQQHQHPQHSNFGLGMMTRNYYNLPKQPERKPLQTFDPYAYPKPNQMQPVKYQQQQQQQQQQHQQQQQPHPHTQFLNASAGGGGGGGGAAGLQYDPNTNTQLFYASPASSSSNMQPQQPQQQQQQQQSQLQQSNSVIFNHSSQQHQPHQQQQQQQQQQQQQQNEMSKSALGLHFIECGSHSRGSQRLRSQTQPLQDPNE, from the exons TCCACCTCTGTTGCCGGCGAGTCCCAAGTCCACGCCTCCGCTTCCGCGGAAGCACCATCCGCTTGCGTACAATGCGGCCACGGGAACCATCAGTAGTGCCTCGGCAGCAGCGCTTCCTTCTCGTCTCATGGCCACCATCGCCTCGAGTCCGGCTTCGAGTATATCGCTGTCCTCCTCCAGTTCACCTTCATCATCGCCACCTCCGCCAGTGCCATGTCGGGCTCCAAagaatgccaatgccaatgccaatgccaatgccagtAAACCTGCTGCTCCGTCTAACGAGATCAGTCTGGACAAGttgctgcaacagcaacaggagctggaggagaagtCGGCCGCAGCCACAAACAGCGCCAAGTTGGATGCGAACTTCTATGATGCGGAGATCGAGATGATGAACAAGTATCTGAAGAGTTTGCCCGACTACAGCGAGCTGGACAGGAAGCTGCACCAGGAGTTCCAGGAGTGCGAAGATCTCTACGACAGGATCAAGCGTCAGCAACAGCCGCTGGCCAAGTCCAATTCGCAGCAGTCTGTGACGAAGACAGCGCCAGGGTCGGGAGTCCAGCCTGCCAGCTCCTCCGGTCTATCCAAGTCTTCTTCCATCAACTTTGCCCAAAACCACCCAAGTAGCAGTCGAGGAGCTGCCCCGCGTATGGCATATCCCTCCATATTCTCGCAGTCTGGAGGCGAACCAAAGCTGCAGCGCAGCATTTCCAGTTCAAATATGCCGCTTAGTGCGCCGACGCCCTTGCGTCCGCTACCCGCAAAGAATGGATTGCAAAGTGGTTCCAATCTGTCCCTCAACAAGCAGTTGATGAACGAATTCTGGAGCGAAAATCTTACGAGTTCACAGAAGCGTCAGACACCCAAGCGCACCTTCTGGAACTACGAGAAGATCTGCGGTGCGCAACTGGGCGATGCCGGGCAGCCTTTTAAAGTGGATGCCAAGACAGCCAAGAAACTGGCCATATTCGATCCCACAGTGGCGGAGGCGGCGCAGAAGGAGCTGCAGCGACCTCAACAGCCGCAGGTCGGTCATCATTATCCCCACCACAAGCTGCAGAAGAACGCCTCGCTGTCGCACCTGGATCTCAAAGTGCGTCAGGCGGTGACCAAGGAAGATCTCTACAAGCTCATCTGCAACGAGCAATCTCCATCGGCGAGCACGAGTTTTGTGAGCAGAGTGCCGGTGAAGCAGCAACCGccagcgcagcagcaacaggtgCTGCCCAAGAGCGTTTCCATGACGCACGTGccgggtggtggtggtggtcaaCCCATGGCAGCAGCTCCACTGCTGAGGACTTCCAGTCGCACGCACATACCCTGCTACATGAAGAATCTGCCCTCATTGAGCAGGAGCACCTCGAACTCTGCGATACTGATGACGCAACCGCGCAAGGAAGCTCCATCCAAAGAGCCACCTAAGGCTGCTGCTCCACCGACTGTTAGCAAACCCAGTGGAGTTTTGAAAAGCTCCAGCAGTTCCTGTGTCCCATCGCCTCGCTGTGCCGCCGCCTTCTTCCGCCGGCCGCAGGAGTCCAGCCatgcgcagcagcagcatcaacagccGCTGCAGCAACCGCAACACGTGGCGCCCATCGACGAGTCCGGCCCAGGGGATTCCGCCTCTCTAGAGCGCAAGTCGGAGAAGAGCAACAGCACGATAAGCACGAGCAGCTTTACGGTGACCAACTGTTGCACCACCCACCTGCCGCAGCTCTCCAAGTTTACCTCATCGTTCCACATTGCCCCCACCAACACGGCCACAACCACAGCGTCAGCAGTCACACCAACACCAACTGCAGCCGCAATACCAAgcgaccaccagcagcagcagcagcagcagcagcagcatcaacagcagcaacaaagtgGCGCAGCGGTGGCGGCGATGGCTGCCAACTTGGAGGTGCCAACATCGTCATCGTTGTCAGCGGCCACAAAGCGCCAGAAAGATGTCGACAACAAGCTAGAAAAATGCCTGAACGACATGCTAAAGTTGAAgaccagcaacaacagcaacagcaatagtaCTAGCAACAGCAATAATAATGCAATCATGTCGCAGTCGCTGACAGGGGAGCACAAAGACCCGAAGACTGCAGTCGAAGGCCCCACGatcagcaccagcagcagcagcaccggCAAGTACGTGGGTGAGTCTCAGATCCCCGTGCCAGTGCAGCTCTACGATCCGCAGAAGCCGCTGCTCCAACAACAGcaccatcagcagcagcagcagcagcaacaaaggATTTGCTATCCCATAGGAAAGTCGAACTCTACCTCACAGCTGCCCATGGGTGGCTATCAGCGattgctgcagcagcagcagcaacaacatcagcaacaacaactacaacaccAGGAACAGCAGCAATATCCGCAACACAAGCGACCCTTCCTGAATTGGAATAGCTTTGCATGTTCGGCCATAAATGGAGCAAGTGATCCCTtcatgcagcagcagcagcagcagcaaatgcctgtccagcagcaacagcatctGCCCCACAAGCTGCAACAGTCGTACTCCTCGTCGCATGTGCCCAAGCAGGCGCCCAAATCGGGACTGGCCATGTTTCTGCAAAAGAACACCAACAAGGAGAACAAGTTTGGCCAGCCGCTGCAGCACCAGCCGCCCGGAATGATGCCCCAGATGTACGGCTACCAGGCGCCCCAGCCGCAATCCAAGATGGGCTATCCGCGCACCGGTGCCCCACTGACGCATTCGGCCTCCTTCAGTTCCGCCCAGAGGCCAACAGCCCTGCAGTTccaccagcaacatcagcaacatcagcagcagcagcagcagcaacaacagcaacatcaacaccCGCAGCATTCCAACTTTGGGCTGGGCATGATGACTAGGAATTACTACAACTTGCCCAAGCAGCCAGAGCGCAAGCCGCTGCAGACCTTCGATCCGTATGCCTATCCCAAGCCGAATCAGATGCAGCCGGTCAAgtaccagcagcaacagcagcaacagcagcaacaacaccaacagcagcagcaaccgcaTCCGCATACGCAGTTTCTGAATGCTTCCgctggaggtggaggtggaggtggcgGTGCCGCTGGGCTTCAATACGATCCAAATACAAATACGCAATTGTTTTACGCGTCGCCGGCATCATCGTCATCGAACATGCAACCGCAGCaaccacaacagcagcaacagcagcagcagtcgcagcTACAACAAAGCAATTCTGTCATATTCAATCACTCAAGCCAGCAACACCAAccacatcaacaacaacagcagcagcagcaacagcagcagcagcaacagaatgAAATGTCCAAGTCCGCATTGGGACTGCATTTCATCGAG TGcggcagccatagccgaggaTCCCAAAGACTCCGATCCCAGACGCAGCCACTCCAGGACCCCAACGAATGa
- the LOC128252087 gene encoding cyclin-dependent kinase 13 isoform X10 — MATFLNRFHREKSEKILPTTAAAEMGKTADAEAVQRRPQRRYMRSATAASVTQLLSESCNSLLQRFRRNPSERPDNKQQQHQQQQQQQQQQQQQQRNRAAAIAEDPKDSDPRRSHSRTPTNDSNNNNNNNNSKGKGGSSNQSQKQSKRRRSSDKSSTSRRHPEGERERERERERERERERDRDRDRERDRDREMGDRHRRYYAGGGLGSTTGLGYHPSSSGSSSSAALMGRYQKSSTTANALDRLRTHLSPVGGYYKPLIRGLGGGRRDRDLDDRRDLLLDKDRTPTTSAIAAGGKQSAISRLENKYSDILERAAGRRRHEEDRDKTLEPDDYGASGSGGLLRSATTHQLGKPKLSSSSFNAADRKERTPYRTRAQRQRYMAESNDSGYLTSGNRLLDENYPVDYGQRYDYHDALRLGGASGYPSSRYGRRGGEDEALSPRSTRAYGRTKTNESLLAAEILDSSRNAAGPAEDRPLNSRSRFAHRRREQPPPELTAEEREILADDRSSEDNAAILMLLREDNQFLEAKKFEERMRKRRELRDRVKRMEEAAEEAKKTEAAVAAAEAEAAALEEEAKRAKEAAAAAATAAASLAAAKAEPPPLEAPKKKSRSKKTAKPVIQDDADGHLIYHTGDILHHRYKIMATLGEGTFGRVVKVKDMERDYCMALKIIKNVEKYREAAKLEINALEKIAQKDPHCDHLCVKMIDWFDYHGHMCIVFEMLGLSVFDFLRENNYEPYSLDQVRHMAYQLCYSVKFLHDNRLTHTDLKPENILFVDSDYTAHYNHKINREVRRVKNTDVRLIDFGSATFDHEHHSTIVSTRHYRAPEVILELGWSQPCDVWSIGCILFELYLGITLFQTHDNREHLAMMERILGQIPYRMARNHTLYSKTKTKYFYHGKLDWDEKSSAGRYVRDHCKPLFLCQLSDSEDHCELFSLIKKMLEYEPSSRITLGEALRHPFFDRLPPHHRVGEVSNKQPLSSGSSSRERSHSLSR; from the exons ATGGCCACATTTTTGAATCGTTTTCATCGtgaaaaaagcgaaaagaTATTGCCAAcaacggcagcggcag aaatggggaaaacaGCTGACGCGGAGGCGGTACAGCGGCGTCCGCAGCGGCGGTACATGCGCAGCGCCACCGCCGCCAGCGTCACGCAGCTGCTCTCTGAAAGCTGCAACAGTCTGCTGCAGCGCTTTCGACGCAATCCAAGCGAACGACCCGATAataaacagcagcaacatcagcagcagcaacagcaacaacagcaacaacagcagcaacaacgcaATCG TGcggcagccatagccgaggaTCCCAAAGACTCCGATCCCAGACGCAGCCACTCCAGGACCCCAACGAATGacagcaataataataataataataataatagtaaagGAAAAGGTGGATCCAGTAATCAGAGCCAAAAGCAGAGCAAACGTCGCCGCAGTTCGGACAAATCTTCGACCAGCCGGAGACATCCGGAAGGGGAAAGGGAGCGGGAAAGGGAGCGGGAAAGGGAGCGGGAAAGGGAACGGGATAGGGATCGAGATAGGGAACGAGATCGCGATCGCGAAATGGGCGATCGCCACAGACGCTACTATGCTGGCGGAGGCCTGGGAAGCACCACAGGATTGGGCTACCATCCCAGCAGCAGcgggagcagcagcagtgccGCCCTGATGGGTCGCTACCAGAAGAGCTCCACCACAGCCAACGCCCTGGACAGACTGCGCACCCACTTGAGTCCCGTGGGCGGCTACTATAAGCCACTCATACGAGGATTGGGAGGCGGGAGGCGTGACCGCGACCTGGACGAT CGACGAGATCTGCTCTTGGACAAGGACAGAACGCCCACCACCTCAGCAATCGCCGCCGGAGGCAAGCAGTCTGCCATTTCGCGGCTGGAGAACAAATACTCGGACATCTTGGAGCGAGCGGCCGGAAGGCGGCGCCATGAGGAGGATCGTGACAAGACGCTGGAGCCGGACGACTATGGCGCCAGTGGCAGTGGCGGACTGCTCCGCTCGGCCACAACCCACCAGCTGGGCAAGCCGAAgctctcctccagctcctttAACGCTGCGGATCGCAAAGAGCGCACTCCGTACCGAACTCGAGCTCAAAGGCAACGCTACATGGCCGAGTCCAACGACAGTGGCTATCTGACCAGCGGCAATCGATTGCTGGACGAGAACTACCCCGTCGACTATGGCCAGCGATACGATTACCATGATGCTCTGCGTCTGGGCGGAGCATCAGGCTATCCGTCCAGTCGCTATGGCCGAAGAGGCGGTGAGGACGAAGCCCTGTCGCCGCGCTCCACAAGGGCGTATGGCAGAACCAAAACCAACGAAAGCCTTCTGGCCGCCGAAATCCTGGACAGCAGTCGTAATGCTGCCGGACCCGCTGAAGATCGTCCCCTGAACTCGAGGAGCCGCTTCGCCCATCGACGCAGGGAGCAGCCACCGCCGGAACTCACGGCCGAAGAGCGGGAAATCCTCGCCGACGATCGCTCCTCCGAGGACAATGCCGCCATTCTGATGCTGCTGCGCGAGGACAATCAGTTCCTGGAGGCCAAGAAGTTTGAGGAGCGCATGCGCAAGCGTCGCGAGCTCAGGGATCGCGTCAAGCGCATGGAGGAGGCGGCCGAGGAGGCCAAGAAGACTGAAgcggcagtggcagcggcCGAAGCAGAGGCCGCTGCCCTCGAGGAGGAGGCCAAAAGGGCCAAGGAGGCAGCTGCGGCAGCGGCAACTGCAGCGGCATCAttggcagcagcaaaagcggAACCGCCGCCGCTTGAGGCGCCCAAGAAGAAGTCACGCAGCAAAAAA ACAGCAAAGCCCGTCATTCAAGATGATGCTGATGGTCACTTAATTTACCACACCGGAGACATTCTCCATCACAGAT ATAAGATCATGGCCACACTGGGCGAGGGAACTTTCGGACGTGTGGTCAAGGTCAAAGACATGGAGCG TGATTACTGCATGGCCTTAAAGATCATTAAGAACGTGGAAAAGTACCGTGAAGCTGCCAAGCTAGAGATAAATGCCTTGGAAAAGATTGCCCAAAAGGATCCGCATTGCGATCA TTTGTGCGTGAAAATGATTGACTGGTTTGATTATCATGGACACATGTGTATAGTCTTTGAAATGTTGGGGCTTAGTGTTTTCGATTTTTTG CGTGAGAACAACTATGAGCCATACTCGCTGGACCAAGTGCGCCACATGGCCTACCAATTATGCTACTCTGTGAAATTTCTTCATGACAATCGTTTAACGCACACAGATCTCAAGCCGGAGAACATACTCTTCGTCGATTCGGATTATACTGCTCACTATAATCATAAGATT AACCGCGAGGTGCGCCGCGTCAAGAACACGGACGTTCGTCTCATTGACTTTGGGTCGGCCACCTTCGACCACGAGCACCACAGCACAATTGTCTCGACGCGACATTATCGCGCGCCCGAGGTCATACTGGAGCTGGGGTGGTCACAGCCATGTGATGTTTGGTCAATTGG CTGCATCTTGTTCGAACTATATCTGGGCATCACGCTCTTCCAAACGCACGACAACCGCGAGCACCTGGCCATGATGGAGCGAATCTTGGGGCAAATACCATATCGCATGGCACG CAATCACACTCTTTAtagcaaaaccaaaacaaagtaCTTCTACCACGGTAAGTTGGATTGGGATGAGAAGTCCAGTGCCGGTCGCTACGTCCGCGATCACTGCAAGCCGTTGTTCCTGTGCCAGCTGAGCGACAGCGAGGACCACTGTGAGCTCTTCAGTCTGATCAAGAAGATGCTGGAGTACGAGCCCTCGTCCCGCATCACGTTAG GTGAAGCCCTGCGGCATCCGTTCTTCGACAGGCTGCCACCGCACCATCGAGTGGGTGAGGTGAGCAACAAGCAGCCACTATCGTcgggcagcagcagccgcgAGCGCTCGCACAGCCTCTCCAGATGA
- the LOC128252087 gene encoding serine/threonine-protein kinase Doa isoform X1, translating into MSEDAGKPAIAVPPTVSSSSAAVAASPILRTKEESQPAMQKPTPPPASGQQFFQVVSPQFASVLSSSIPESKCAVRSPISSPLAIRKSRPPLLPASPKSTPPLPRKHHPLAYNAATGTISSASAAALPSRLMATIASSPASSISLSSSSSPSSSPPPPVPCRAPKNANANANANASKPAAPSNEISLDKLLQQQQELEEKSAAATNSAKLDANFYDAEIEMMNKYLKSLPDYSELDRKLHQEFQECEDLYDRIKRQQQPLAKSNSQQSVTKTAPGSGVQPASSSGLSKSSSINFAQNHPSSSRGAAPRMAYPSIFSQSGGEPKLQRSISSSNMPLSAPTPLRPLPAKNGLQSGSNLSLNKQLMNEFWSENLTSSQKRQTPKRTFWNYEKICGAQLGDAGQPFKVDAKTAKKLAIFDPTVAEAAQKELQRPQQPQVGHHYPHHKLQKNASLSHLDLKVRQAVTKEDLYKLICNEQSPSASTSFVSRVPVKQQPPAQQQQVLPKSVSMTHVPGGGGGQPMAAAPLLRTSSRTHIPCYMKNLPSLSRSTSNSAILMTQPRKEAPSKEPPKAAAPPTVSKPSGVLKSSSSSCVPSPRCAAAFFRRPQESSHAQQQHQQPLQQPQHVAPIDESGPGDSASLERKSEKSNSTISTSSFTVTNCCTTHLPQLSKFTSSFHIAPTNTATTTASAVTPTPTAAAIPSDHQQQQQQQQQHQQQQQSGAAVAAMAANLEVPTSSSLSAATKRQKDVDNKLEKCLNDMLKLKTSNNSNSNSTSNSNNNAIMSQSLTGEHKDPKTAVEGPTISTSSSSTGKYVGESQIPVPVQLYDPQKPLLQQQHHQQQQQQQQRICYPIGKSNSTSQLPMGGYQRLLQQQQQQHQQQQLQHQEQQQYPQHKRPFLNWNSFACSAINGASDPFMQQQQQQQMPVQQQQHLPHKLQQSYSSSHVPKQAPKSGLAMFLQKNTNKENKFGQPLQHQPPGMMPQMYGYQAPQPQSKMGYPRTGAPLTHSASFSSAQRPTALQFHQQHQQHQQQQQQQQQQHQHPQHSNFGLGMMTRNYYNLPKQPERKPLQTFDPYAYPKPNQMQPVKYQQQQQQQQQQHQQQQQPHPHTQFLNASAGGGGGGGGAAGLQYDPNTNTQLFYASPASSSSNMQPQQPQQQQQQQQSQLQQSNSVIFNHSSQQHQPHQQQQQQQQQQQQQQNEMSKSALGLHFIETAKPVIQDDADGHLIYHTGDILHHRYKIMATLGEGTFGRVVKVKDMERDYCMALKIIKNVEKYREAAKLEINALEKIAQKDPHCDHLCVKMIDWFDYHGHMCIVFEMLGLSVFDFLRENNYEPYSLDQVRHMAYQLCYSVKFLHDNRLTHTDLKPENILFVDSDYTAHYNHKINREVRRVKNTDVRLIDFGSATFDHEHHSTIVSTRHYRAPEVILELGWSQPCDVWSIGCILFELYLGITLFQTHDNREHLAMMERILGQIPYRMARNHTLYSKTKTKYFYHGKLDWDEKSSAGRYVRDHCKPLFLCQLSDSEDHCELFSLIKKMLEYEPSSRITLGEALRHPFFDRLPPHHRVGEVSNKQPLSSGSSSRERSHSLSR; encoded by the exons TCCACCTCTGTTGCCGGCGAGTCCCAAGTCCACGCCTCCGCTTCCGCGGAAGCACCATCCGCTTGCGTACAATGCGGCCACGGGAACCATCAGTAGTGCCTCGGCAGCAGCGCTTCCTTCTCGTCTCATGGCCACCATCGCCTCGAGTCCGGCTTCGAGTATATCGCTGTCCTCCTCCAGTTCACCTTCATCATCGCCACCTCCGCCAGTGCCATGTCGGGCTCCAAagaatgccaatgccaatgccaatgccaatgccagtAAACCTGCTGCTCCGTCTAACGAGATCAGTCTGGACAAGttgctgcaacagcaacaggagctggaggagaagtCGGCCGCAGCCACAAACAGCGCCAAGTTGGATGCGAACTTCTATGATGCGGAGATCGAGATGATGAACAAGTATCTGAAGAGTTTGCCCGACTACAGCGAGCTGGACAGGAAGCTGCACCAGGAGTTCCAGGAGTGCGAAGATCTCTACGACAGGATCAAGCGTCAGCAACAGCCGCTGGCCAAGTCCAATTCGCAGCAGTCTGTGACGAAGACAGCGCCAGGGTCGGGAGTCCAGCCTGCCAGCTCCTCCGGTCTATCCAAGTCTTCTTCCATCAACTTTGCCCAAAACCACCCAAGTAGCAGTCGAGGAGCTGCCCCGCGTATGGCATATCCCTCCATATTCTCGCAGTCTGGAGGCGAACCAAAGCTGCAGCGCAGCATTTCCAGTTCAAATATGCCGCTTAGTGCGCCGACGCCCTTGCGTCCGCTACCCGCAAAGAATGGATTGCAAAGTGGTTCCAATCTGTCCCTCAACAAGCAGTTGATGAACGAATTCTGGAGCGAAAATCTTACGAGTTCACAGAAGCGTCAGACACCCAAGCGCACCTTCTGGAACTACGAGAAGATCTGCGGTGCGCAACTGGGCGATGCCGGGCAGCCTTTTAAAGTGGATGCCAAGACAGCCAAGAAACTGGCCATATTCGATCCCACAGTGGCGGAGGCGGCGCAGAAGGAGCTGCAGCGACCTCAACAGCCGCAGGTCGGTCATCATTATCCCCACCACAAGCTGCAGAAGAACGCCTCGCTGTCGCACCTGGATCTCAAAGTGCGTCAGGCGGTGACCAAGGAAGATCTCTACAAGCTCATCTGCAACGAGCAATCTCCATCGGCGAGCACGAGTTTTGTGAGCAGAGTGCCGGTGAAGCAGCAACCGccagcgcagcagcaacaggtgCTGCCCAAGAGCGTTTCCATGACGCACGTGccgggtggtggtggtggtcaaCCCATGGCAGCAGCTCCACTGCTGAGGACTTCCAGTCGCACGCACATACCCTGCTACATGAAGAATCTGCCCTCATTGAGCAGGAGCACCTCGAACTCTGCGATACTGATGACGCAACCGCGCAAGGAAGCTCCATCCAAAGAGCCACCTAAGGCTGCTGCTCCACCGACTGTTAGCAAACCCAGTGGAGTTTTGAAAAGCTCCAGCAGTTCCTGTGTCCCATCGCCTCGCTGTGCCGCCGCCTTCTTCCGCCGGCCGCAGGAGTCCAGCCatgcgcagcagcagcatcaacagccGCTGCAGCAACCGCAACACGTGGCGCCCATCGACGAGTCCGGCCCAGGGGATTCCGCCTCTCTAGAGCGCAAGTCGGAGAAGAGCAACAGCACGATAAGCACGAGCAGCTTTACGGTGACCAACTGTTGCACCACCCACCTGCCGCAGCTCTCCAAGTTTACCTCATCGTTCCACATTGCCCCCACCAACACGGCCACAACCACAGCGTCAGCAGTCACACCAACACCAACTGCAGCCGCAATACCAAgcgaccaccagcagcagcagcagcagcagcagcagcatcaacagcagcaacaaagtgGCGCAGCGGTGGCGGCGATGGCTGCCAACTTGGAGGTGCCAACATCGTCATCGTTGTCAGCGGCCACAAAGCGCCAGAAAGATGTCGACAACAAGCTAGAAAAATGCCTGAACGACATGCTAAAGTTGAAgaccagcaacaacagcaacagcaatagtaCTAGCAACAGCAATAATAATGCAATCATGTCGCAGTCGCTGACAGGGGAGCACAAAGACCCGAAGACTGCAGTCGAAGGCCCCACGatcagcaccagcagcagcagcaccggCAAGTACGTGGGTGAGTCTCAGATCCCCGTGCCAGTGCAGCTCTACGATCCGCAGAAGCCGCTGCTCCAACAACAGcaccatcagcagcagcagcagcagcaacaaaggATTTGCTATCCCATAGGAAAGTCGAACTCTACCTCACAGCTGCCCATGGGTGGCTATCAGCGattgctgcagcagcagcagcaacaacatcagcaacaacaactacaacaccAGGAACAGCAGCAATATCCGCAACACAAGCGACCCTTCCTGAATTGGAATAGCTTTGCATGTTCGGCCATAAATGGAGCAAGTGATCCCTtcatgcagcagcagcagcagcagcaaatgcctgtccagcagcaacagcatctGCCCCACAAGCTGCAACAGTCGTACTCCTCGTCGCATGTGCCCAAGCAGGCGCCCAAATCGGGACTGGCCATGTTTCTGCAAAAGAACACCAACAAGGAGAACAAGTTTGGCCAGCCGCTGCAGCACCAGCCGCCCGGAATGATGCCCCAGATGTACGGCTACCAGGCGCCCCAGCCGCAATCCAAGATGGGCTATCCGCGCACCGGTGCCCCACTGACGCATTCGGCCTCCTTCAGTTCCGCCCAGAGGCCAACAGCCCTGCAGTTccaccagcaacatcagcaacatcagcagcagcagcagcagcaacaacagcaacatcaacaccCGCAGCATTCCAACTTTGGGCTGGGCATGATGACTAGGAATTACTACAACTTGCCCAAGCAGCCAGAGCGCAAGCCGCTGCAGACCTTCGATCCGTATGCCTATCCCAAGCCGAATCAGATGCAGCCGGTCAAgtaccagcagcaacagcagcaacagcagcaacaacaccaacagcagcagcaaccgcaTCCGCATACGCAGTTTCTGAATGCTTCCgctggaggtggaggtggaggtggcgGTGCCGCTGGGCTTCAATACGATCCAAATACAAATACGCAATTGTTTTACGCGTCGCCGGCATCATCGTCATCGAACATGCAACCGCAGCaaccacaacagcagcaacagcagcagcagtcgcagcTACAACAAAGCAATTCTGTCATATTCAATCACTCAAGCCAGCAACACCAAccacatcaacaacaacagcagcagcagcaacagcagcagcagcaacagaatgAAATGTCCAAGTCCGCATTGGGACTGCATTTCATCGAG ACAGCAAAGCCCGTCATTCAAGATGATGCTGATGGTCACTTAATTTACCACACCGGAGACATTCTCCATCACAGAT ATAAGATCATGGCCACACTGGGCGAGGGAACTTTCGGACGTGTGGTCAAGGTCAAAGACATGGAGCG TGATTACTGCATGGCCTTAAAGATCATTAAGAACGTGGAAAAGTACCGTGAAGCTGCCAAGCTAGAGATAAATGCCTTGGAAAAGATTGCCCAAAAGGATCCGCATTGCGATCA TTTGTGCGTGAAAATGATTGACTGGTTTGATTATCATGGACACATGTGTATAGTCTTTGAAATGTTGGGGCTTAGTGTTTTCGATTTTTTG CGTGAGAACAACTATGAGCCATACTCGCTGGACCAAGTGCGCCACATGGCCTACCAATTATGCTACTCTGTGAAATTTCTTCATGACAATCGTTTAACGCACACAGATCTCAAGCCGGAGAACATACTCTTCGTCGATTCGGATTATACTGCTCACTATAATCATAAGATT AACCGCGAGGTGCGCCGCGTCAAGAACACGGACGTTCGTCTCATTGACTTTGGGTCGGCCACCTTCGACCACGAGCACCACAGCACAATTGTCTCGACGCGACATTATCGCGCGCCCGAGGTCATACTGGAGCTGGGGTGGTCACAGCCATGTGATGTTTGGTCAATTGG CTGCATCTTGTTCGAACTATATCTGGGCATCACGCTCTTCCAAACGCACGACAACCGCGAGCACCTGGCCATGATGGAGCGAATCTTGGGGCAAATACCATATCGCATGGCACG CAATCACACTCTTTAtagcaaaaccaaaacaaagtaCTTCTACCACGGTAAGTTGGATTGGGATGAGAAGTCCAGTGCCGGTCGCTACGTCCGCGATCACTGCAAGCCGTTGTTCCTGTGCCAGCTGAGCGACAGCGAGGACCACTGTGAGCTCTTCAGTCTGATCAAGAAGATGCTGGAGTACGAGCCCTCGTCCCGCATCACGTTAG GTGAAGCCCTGCGGCATCCGTTCTTCGACAGGCTGCCACCGCACCATCGAGTGGGTGAGGTGAGCAACAAGCAGCCACTATCGTcgggcagcagcagccgcgAGCGCTCGCACAGCCTCTCCAGATGA